From Aliarcobacter butzleri, the proteins below share one genomic window:
- the flhF gene encoding flagellar biosynthesis protein FlhF, with the protein MNKLSFLGETPTIALRKAQEECGEDAIVISTKKIANANGLNKDMYEIVVAIEDEETKKNLVYTKSAITKANENQEAIKAQVYDFKEEILKMQHLLEQVQKSIWNPKSQLFDLTIPPEFAPMYDIFEKNEFDQEMTYTIMKKTIKQLPISLKSNPNKINDFFKLILRRVIPIKHEVPLRPQQRKIIMMVGPTGVGKTTTISKLAARYAYKLGQNYKVGIVTLDSFRVGAVEQLQAYTNIMRLPLEVVKKPDDLAEALLRLKDCNYIFIDTAGSSQYDIDKIELINDYQKKVEELPIEKILVLPANVKHSDLLEIYKNYSILDIDYLTFTKLDETRSFGNLISFAHKTKKSITYFSIGQNVPDDLIVSDATYLIDCFMNQECARK; encoded by the coding sequence ATGAATAAACTCTCTTTTTTAGGTGAAACTCCTACTATTGCATTAAGAAAAGCTCAAGAAGAGTGTGGTGAAGATGCAATAGTAATCTCTACAAAAAAAATAGCTAATGCAAATGGCTTAAACAAAGATATGTATGAAATTGTAGTAGCTATTGAAGATGAAGAAACAAAAAAGAATTTAGTTTATACAAAATCAGCAATTACAAAAGCAAATGAAAATCAAGAAGCTATAAAAGCACAAGTTTATGATTTTAAAGAAGAAATTCTAAAAATGCAACACCTTTTAGAGCAAGTGCAAAAGTCTATTTGGAATCCAAAAAGTCAACTTTTTGATTTGACTATTCCTCCTGAATTTGCTCCAATGTATGATATTTTTGAAAAAAATGAATTTGATCAAGAGATGACTTATACAATTATGAAAAAAACTATTAAGCAACTTCCAATCTCTTTAAAATCAAATCCTAATAAAATAAATGATTTTTTCAAATTAATTTTAAGAAGAGTAATTCCAATAAAACATGAAGTTCCTTTAAGACCACAACAAAGAAAAATTATAATGATGGTAGGGCCAACGGGTGTTGGAAAAACTACTACAATTTCAAAATTAGCAGCACGATATGCTTATAAATTAGGACAAAATTATAAAGTTGGAATTGTTACTTTAGATTCGTTTAGAGTTGGAGCAGTTGAGCAACTTCAAGCTTACACAAATATTATGAGATTACCATTAGAAGTTGTGAAAAAACCTGATGATTTAGCTGAAGCATTGCTGAGGTTAAAAGATTGTAACTATATATTTATAGATACGGCTGGTTCTAGTCAATATGATATTGATAAAATTGAACTAATAAACGATTATCAAAAAAAAGTAGAAGAACTACCAATTGAAAAGATTTTAGTACTTCCAGCAAATGTTAAACATAGTGATTTATTAGAAATTTATAAAAATTATTCAATTTTAGATATTGACTATTTAACTTTTACAAAGCTTGATGAGACTAGAAGTTTTGGAAACTTAATCTCTTTTGCTCATAAAACAAAAAAATCTATTACATATTTTTCTATTGGGCAAAATGTTCCTGATGATTTGATAGTTTCTGATGCTACTTATTTAATTGATTGTTTTATGAATCAAGAGTGTGCTAGGAAATAA
- a CDS encoding flagellar hook-basal body complex protein gives MIGALWTGVSGLASQTTAIDNESNNVANVNTVGYKASRISFADQIYQNQIGKGSYVQDAEKLFTQGSMKVTGVDYDVALQGDGFFTVINKNTLGTAETFYTRAGNLRMGDSGTLQTADGYEVQGWAMSSIDEKNDVISTNSNATRFTSAFTKNIDSAIIKHNDYIETIAAKTTNVDETTKSDSTAVFSGAGQKTKASKLKDIELATENYSNLLTKYQEDPDASSKGSISQVSQVNFRTGVPPTSIIGKEGDSIKVVINGNTYTQPFVVTKSTETYRTDIWNSLDATERTLYGLVDPATISGLPAANQEVEIAKYDKIAGKIETYKAMADKISNSGSGGMVAYLAKNTSNPTLDTLDPNGTYEASTEISDMLQGIIQIKSLIPGTEFKITEVSETTTGTDTTVKGTYQSTATAVMGTGKAALEDARDALSRLVTGNQQSVYTTQDLYGDATAATSTREYKFSITIYDKDLGYDIPVPNDGNVPPNAVPIVINAGTGVTLDDIVTEINNQTTASGPQLGDYITAKNVNGYLVIETNDGNYDVEFDAALTYTDPTHPTTPVTDDTLIEVNPDYSGRKGAGAEFMEITTRVDQTSTQSSLQLRLDKLGISDSKFGSFSVDETGLITITEGGVQYAVGQVSIARFTNNQGLLAVGNNNFQATQESGKAIYSTNNNNTAGMQGKTLELSEADLSESLVNLMVFQRAFEANAKSITTADEMLTTLINLKR, from the coding sequence ATGATAGGCGCATTATGGACAGGAGTATCAGGACTTGCTTCTCAAACAACAGCAATTGATAATGAATCAAACAATGTAGCAAACGTTAATACAGTTGGATATAAAGCTTCAAGAATATCTTTTGCAGACCAAATTTATCAAAATCAAATAGGTAAAGGATCTTATGTACAAGATGCAGAGAAACTTTTTACTCAAGGTTCTATGAAAGTAACTGGAGTTGATTATGATGTTGCGTTACAAGGTGATGGATTTTTTACTGTAATAAATAAAAATACACTAGGAACAGCAGAAACTTTTTATACAAGAGCTGGAAATCTTAGAATGGGTGACTCTGGAACATTACAAACAGCAGATGGATATGAAGTACAAGGTTGGGCAATGAGCTCAATTGATGAAAAAAATGATGTAATAAGTACAAATTCAAATGCTACGAGATTTACAAGTGCTTTTACAAAAAACATAGACTCAGCTATTATAAAACATAATGATTATATTGAAACAATAGCCGCAAAAACTACAAATGTTGATGAAACTACAAAATCTGATTCAACAGCTGTTTTTAGTGGAGCTGGACAAAAAACAAAAGCATCAAAACTAAAAGATATTGAATTAGCAACGGAAAATTACAGTAATTTATTAACAAAATATCAAGAAGATCCTGATGCATCATCAAAAGGTTCTATTTCTCAAGTATCTCAAGTGAATTTTAGAACGGGAGTTCCCCCTACATCAATTATTGGAAAAGAGGGTGATTCAATAAAAGTTGTAATTAATGGAAATACTTATACTCAACCTTTTGTAGTAACAAAATCGACAGAAACTTATAGAACAGATATTTGGAATTCATTGGATGCAACAGAAAGAACACTTTATGGATTAGTAGATCCAGCTACAATATCAGGTTTACCTGCAGCTAATCAGGAAGTAGAGATAGCAAAATATGATAAAATAGCTGGAAAAATAGAAACATATAAAGCAATGGCAGATAAAATTTCAAATTCTGGTTCTGGTGGAATGGTTGCATATTTGGCAAAAAATACATCAAATCCAACATTAGATACATTGGATCCAAATGGAACTTATGAAGCATCTACAGAAATTTCAGATATGTTACAAGGGATTATTCAAATAAAATCTTTGATTCCTGGAACAGAATTTAAAATAACAGAAGTTAGTGAAACAACTACAGGAACAGATACTACTGTAAAAGGAACATATCAGTCAACAGCAACTGCAGTAATGGGAACAGGTAAAGCTGCTTTAGAAGATGCACGAGATGCATTATCAAGATTGGTTACTGGTAATCAGCAAAGTGTTTATACAACACAAGATTTATATGGTGATGCAACTGCAGCAACTTCAACTAGAGAATATAAATTTAGTATAACTATTTATGATAAAGATTTAGGATATGATATTCCTGTTCCAAATGATGGAAATGTACCTCCAAATGCAGTACCTATTGTAATTAATGCTGGTACAGGAGTTACATTAGATGATATTGTTACTGAAATAAATAATCAAACAACAGCAAGTGGACCACAATTAGGGGATTATATAACAGCAAAAAATGTAAATGGATATTTAGTTATTGAGACAAATGATGGAAATTATGATGTTGAATTTGATGCTGCATTAACATATACTGATCCAACACATCCGACAACTCCTGTAACAGATGATACTTTAATTGAAGTTAATCCAGATTATTCAGGAAGAAAAGGTGCTGGTGCAGAGTTTATGGAAATAACTACAAGGGTTGATCAAACTTCGACTCAATCAAGTTTACAATTAAGACTCGATAAATTAGGAATTTCAGATAGTAAATTTGGTTCATTTTCAGTAGATGAGACTGGATTAATAACTATAACGGAAGGTGGAGTTCAATATGCCGTTGGTCAAGTATCAATCGCTAGATTTACAAATAATCAAGGTCTTTTAGCTGTTGGTAATAATAACTTTCAAGCAACACAAGAATCAGGAAAAGCAATATATAGCACAAATAATAATAATACTGCTGGAATGCAAGGTAAAACTTTGGAACTTAGTGAAGCAGATTTAAGTGAAAGTTTAGTAAACTTAATGGTATTTCAAAGAGCTTTTGAAGCGAATGCAAAATCAATCACAACTGCTGATGAAATGCTTACAACACTCATTAATTTAAAAAGATAA
- a CDS encoding FliM/FliN family flagellar motor switch protein — protein sequence MASDLSNILKSELANTLEQLLSKKTKVDSVEKFKNDTNLTQLIECNVKLDMKGLSSRIHFYIPAVSATKFEYLMLGGMGELKESIDDETTDAINEIISNICGSFSTLVNAQGLSDVGSIKSEIKSTIKVENSVLSAKDDAYEFTISLDDEKYKLMVVFDKLLLPYFSAITGIYQEEPKVQVTPSTPVSNNTGSSNNSSVTPTSKNLELLYNVKLKLSVRLGTKIVLLKDILRWDVGEIIELEQMVNEPLEILINGVKIGEGEAVIVEGKFGLKIKRIINEDFQIDKIGL from the coding sequence TTGGCATCAGATTTATCAAATATTTTAAAAAGTGAACTTGCAAACACATTAGAGCAATTATTGTCAAAAAAGACAAAAGTAGATAGTGTTGAAAAGTTTAAAAATGATACAAATTTAACACAACTAATTGAGTGTAATGTAAAACTTGATATGAAGGGTTTATCTTCAAGAATTCACTTTTATATTCCAGCTGTAAGTGCAACAAAATTTGAGTACTTAATGCTTGGTGGGATGGGTGAATTAAAAGAATCAATCGATGATGAAACAACAGATGCGATAAATGAGATAATATCAAATATTTGTGGAAGTTTTTCAACTTTAGTAAATGCTCAAGGTTTAAGTGATGTTGGTTCAATAAAATCTGAAATAAAAAGTACAATAAAAGTTGAAAATTCTGTTTTATCAGCAAAAGATGATGCTTATGAGTTTACGATTAGTTTAGATGACGAAAAATACAAATTAATGGTCGTTTTTGATAAATTGCTTCTTCCTTATTTTTCTGCAATAACTGGTATTTATCAAGAAGAACCAAAAGTACAAGTTACTCCATCTACTCCAGTTTCAAATAATACAGGAAGTAGTAATAATTCTTCTGTTACTCCTACATCAAAAAATTTAGAACTTTTATACAATGTAAAGTTAAAGTTAAGTGTAAGATTGGGTACAAAGATAGTTTTATTAAAAGATATTTTGAGATGGGATGTTGGAGAAATTATCGAACTTGAACAAATGGTAAATGAACCTCTTGAAATTTTAATAAATGGTGTAAAGATTGGAGAAGGTGAAGCTGTAATCGTTGAAGGGAAATTTGGTTTAAAAATTAAAAGAATCATAAATGAAGATTTTCAAATTGATAAAATAGGATTATAA
- the fliE gene encoding flagellar hook-basal body complex protein FliE, with protein MIGTINSLNSLNPLKINLNAVQETQPDDNNELAGKSFQELLDGAVNDVNSTQIKGYDSMKEIATGKVVNLQEAVQKIEEAELTMKLALEVKNKAINAYREVMRMQV; from the coding sequence TTGATTGGTACGATAAATTCTTTAAATTCATTAAATCCTTTAAAGATAAACTTGAATGCTGTTCAAGAAACACAACCTGATGATAATAATGAATTAGCAGGAAAATCTTTTCAAGAGTTACTTGATGGTGCAGTTAATGATGTTAATAGCACACAAATTAAAGGTTATGATTCTATGAAAGAAATTGCAACAGGAAAAGTTGTAAATTTACAAGAAGCTGTACAAAAAATTGAAGAAGCAGAACTAACTATGAAATTAGCATTAGAGGTTAAAAATAAAGCTATTAATGCTTATAGAGAAGTTATGAGAATGCAAGTTTAA
- a CDS encoding P-loop NTPase, with protein sequence MLDTKLSQASKLIDITSNIKKNIQNSRTKLLTITSGKGGVGKSTFTANIAFLLAQKDLKIAVLDADIGLANMQVLFDIKPQYTLFEYINGQKNLSEVILQTKYKNISLIAGKSGYQYASGTNSFVFTRLVNDIISLNQFDILIVDTGAGLNDYVKEFLSISENILAITTTDPSALTDVYSLLKMLAIDKDSLMLCFNHTKSYHAGETITNSLVNLAKKNRLKEDFMIKYLGSITSSENISITGRLRKLFVSEFPMGEITIQMQRVVEKILINIR encoded by the coding sequence GTGCTTGATACAAAACTTTCACAAGCTAGTAAATTAATAGATATTACTAGTAATATAAAAAAGAATATTCAAAATTCAAGAACTAAACTTCTAACAATAACTTCTGGAAAAGGTGGGGTTGGAAAATCTACTTTTACAGCTAATATTGCTTTTTTATTAGCCCAAAAAGATTTAAAAATAGCAGTTTTAGATGCAGATATTGGTTTAGCAAATATGCAAGTTCTGTTTGATATAAAACCACAATACACTCTTTTTGAATATATAAATGGACAAAAGAATTTATCAGAAGTTATTTTACAAACAAAGTATAAAAATATATCATTAATTGCAGGGAAAAGTGGTTATCAATATGCTTCTGGTACAAATAGTTTTGTATTTACAAGGCTTGTAAATGATATTATCTCTTTAAATCAATTTGATATTTTAATAGTTGATACTGGTGCTGGATTAAATGACTATGTAAAAGAGTTTTTATCAATATCTGAAAATATTTTAGCAATCACTACAACAGATCCAAGTGCATTAACAGATGTTTATTCTTTATTAAAGATGTTGGCCATTGATAAAGATAGTTTGATGTTGTGTTTTAATCATACAAAAAGTTATCATGCTGGAGAGACAATTACAAATTCTTTGGTAAATTTGGCGAAAAAGAATAGACTTAAAGAAGATTTTATGATAAAATATTTAGGTAGTATAACTAGTTCAGAAAATATTTCAATAACTGGTAGATTAAGAAAGTTATTTGTTAGTGAATTTCCAATGGGTGAAATAACAATACAAATGCAGAGAGTTGTAGAAAAGATATTAATAAATATTCGGTAA
- a CDS encoding rod-binding protein yields the protein MEINSNNLINKDIFQTNKFDNINSESLKEDKELRQVSNDFEAFFLNQILNVSLKDTAVAGEGTGSDIIKGMYLQSLADNSTGTFGISDMLYDFLSQNNKK from the coding sequence ATGGAAATTAATAGTAATAATCTGATAAATAAAGATATTTTTCAAACAAATAAATTTGATAATATTAATTCTGAATCTTTAAAAGAAGACAAAGAATTAAGACAAGTAAGCAATGACTTTGAAGCATTTTTCTTAAATCAAATATTAAATGTTTCTTTAAAAGATACAGCAGTTGCAGGAGAAGGAACTGGTTCTGATATTATAAAAGGTATGTATTTACAATCTCTTGCAGATAACTCTACGGGAACTTTTGGAATTAGTGATATGTTATATGATTTTTTAAGTCAAAATAATAAAAAATAG
- a CDS encoding tetratricopeptide repeat protein, translating into MEILKKLVYKILFGIFIFNSILYANNDLLESQPEIIFETERLLDSQENLEIQVDFNKAVLHLKKGEYEEAIKIFEKTALVIEVPSLLNMGIAYYKLGDTETAKSYLNKIYEKKSNLVNQTFSFISACYYLYEITKDDKYIVDLVKIFQNSNKLSDHKQVITDIKDSILKELANRYLLIKDYKNALGALNAMSYSLDLKKAMIYIKLNEFTKAASIIKKLKEIEKDPKTLDKILWISTFVDLKLNKFEDVKLTLDLINSRKSKFKVNVELPFEIFFNKDLYSPKEYFYSVLKFDESRKLDFIYYFAPFIFSDSQEIIYDSVKGFIYSQQSNVANLEDMVEYNSKFLRIVKEDPILRVNELNELLKKAENNRAYMFYNLALSYAQINDIYNASKYFERAYKLNPGNKLYSVMYLITASKTSLGIDDKQKEYLDTNIRNSGGLYSYFAKEIYKLFVNTQYVSNDPSYEYENTMFYKAIDFLKAMNANQTLINHKLLDEYERDPLIYLIKLVQRKPKENDFAYYSRMQDNIPLIYNNNFLQGPLIIPKYYIDILKALGIFSRADFYIEGNTNPTYIVSTILKDLYSNKVENAINNLNYLRDTYKYDNRFTMYLTVASYLEAKRYGDASIQISLIKAFYKDTDTDFLTAIQLIQELNINSAKQFLNVKYQNPLIDFQMIGFDEYLLSL; encoded by the coding sequence ATGGAAATTTTAAAAAAATTAGTATATAAAATACTTTTTGGTATTTTTATTTTTAACTCTATTTTATATGCTAATAATGATTTATTAGAGTCTCAACCAGAAATTATTTTTGAAACAGAGAGACTTTTAGACTCACAAGAAAACCTAGAAATTCAAGTTGATTTTAATAAAGCGGTTTTACATTTAAAAAAAGGTGAGTACGAAGAAGCTATAAAGATTTTTGAAAAAACTGCTTTAGTTATAGAAGTACCATCTCTTTTAAATATGGGTATTGCTTATTATAAGCTTGGAGACACAGAAACTGCAAAAAGTTATTTAAATAAAATATATGAAAAAAAATCAAATCTTGTAAATCAAACTTTCTCTTTTATATCAGCATGTTATTATTTATATGAGATAACAAAAGATGATAAATATATAGTTGATTTGGTAAAGATATTTCAAAATAGTAATAAACTAAGCGACCACAAGCAAGTAATTACTGATATAAAAGACTCTATATTAAAAGAGTTAGCAAATAGATATTTACTTATAAAAGATTATAAAAATGCTTTAGGTGCATTAAATGCAATGAGTTACTCTCTTGACTTAAAAAAAGCGATGATATATATAAAGCTCAATGAATTTACAAAAGCAGCATCTATTATCAAAAAATTAAAAGAGATAGAAAAAGACCCAAAAACTCTTGATAAAATTTTATGGATTTCAACTTTTGTAGATTTGAAACTAAATAAATTTGAAGATGTAAAATTAACTTTGGATTTAATAAATAGTAGAAAATCAAAGTTCAAAGTAAATGTAGAACTTCCATTTGAAATCTTTTTTAATAAAGATTTATATAGCCCAAAAGAGTATTTTTATTCAGTGTTAAAGTTTGATGAATCAAGAAAATTGGATTTTATTTATTATTTTGCTCCTTTTATTTTTTCTGATTCTCAAGAAATAATATATGATTCTGTAAAGGGTTTTATTTATAGCCAACAAAGTAATGTTGCTAATTTAGAAGATATGGTTGAATACAATTCAAAATTCTTAAGAATTGTAAAAGAAGACCCAATTTTAAGAGTTAATGAACTAAATGAATTACTAAAAAAAGCAGAAAATAATAGAGCATATATGTTTTATAATTTAGCTTTATCTTATGCACAAATAAATGATATATATAATGCTAGTAAATATTTTGAAAGAGCATATAAATTAAATCCAGGAAACAAGTTATATTCTGTTATGTATTTAATCACTGCAAGTAAAACATCTCTTGGCATTGATGATAAACAAAAAGAATATTTGGATACGAATATAAGAAATAGTGGTGGCTTATATAGTTATTTTGCCAAAGAGATTTATAAATTATTTGTAAATACTCAATATGTTTCAAATGATCCTTCTTATGAATATGAAAATACGATGTTTTATAAAGCAATAGATTTTTTAAAAGCAATGAATGCAAATCAAACTTTAATAAATCATAAATTACTTGATGAATATGAAAGAGACCCTTTAATTTATTTAATAAAATTAGTACAAAGAAAACCTAAAGAGAACGATTTTGCTTACTATTCAAGAATGCAAGATAATATTCCATTAATTTATAATAATAATTTTTTACAAGGTCCTTTAATTATTCCTAAGTATTACATAGATATATTAAAAGCTTTAGGTATTTTTTCAAGAGCAGATTTTTATATTGAAGGTAATACTAATCCAACATATATTGTAAGTACAATTTTAAAAGATTTATATTCAAATAAAGTAGAAAATGCAATAAATAATTTAAATTATCTAAGAGATACTTATAAATATGATAATAGATTTACTATGTACTTAACCGTTGCATCATATTTAGAAGCAAAAAGATATGGAGATGCTTCTATTCAAATCTCTTTAATAAAAGCATTTTATAAAGATACAGATACTGATTTTTTAACAGCAATTCAACTAATACAAGAGTTAAATATTAATAGTGCAAAACAATTTTTAAATGTAAAATATCAAAATCCATTGATAGATTTTCAAATGATAGGATTTGATGAATATTTACTATCTTTATAA